One window from the genome of Elaeis guineensis isolate ETL-2024a chromosome 5, EG11, whole genome shotgun sequence encodes:
- the LOC105045258 gene encoding nuclear transcription factor Y subunit B-1-like produces MADGIGSSPDSEGQHNNFYTAQGASAGAASGDGGLKEQDRLLPIANVGRIMKHILPPNAKISKEAKETMQECVSEFISFVTGEASDKCHKEKRKTVNGDDICWALSTLGFDDYVEPMRRYLQKYREMEGDRAASGSHNSRANSVDARDEVRGEQQRYQSSGAGQLMFNAVERNNASTSRRL; encoded by the coding sequence ATGGCTGATGGCATAGGGAGCAGCCCGGATTCAGAAGGTCAGCATAATAATTTCTACACAGCTCAGGGTGCATCTGCTGGCGCGGCATCAGGCGATGGAGGCCTCAAGGAGCAAGATCGACTGCTGCCCATCGCCAACGTGGGGAGGATCATGAAGCACATCCTTCCTCCCAACGCTAAGATCTCCAAGGAAGCCAAGGAGACGATGCAAGAGTGTGTGTCGGAGTTTATTAGCTTTGTCACTGGGGAGGCCTCTGATAAGTGCCACAAGGAGAAGCGCAAGACGGTGAACGGTGACGACATATGCTGGGCCCTCAGCACCCTGGGATTTGATGACTATGTTGAGCCGATGAGGAGGTATTTGCAGAAGTATCGGGAGATGGAAGGGGATAGAGCCGCTTCTGGAAGTCATAATAGTAGGGCGAACAGTGTGGATGCTAGAGATGAAGTAAGAGGTGAGCAGCAAAGATATCAATCATCTGGAGCTGGTCAATTAATGTTTAATGCCGTGGAGAGGAATAATGCTTCAACATCAAGGCGGCTTTAG